One Cryptomeria japonica chromosome 9, Sugi_1.0, whole genome shotgun sequence genomic window carries:
- the LOC131042836 gene encoding NAD(P)H dehydrogenase (quinone) FQR1 isoform X1: MAAKLYIVRYYSLYGHVETMAEEIFRGANSLEGVEASLWQVPETLPDRVIEKMKAPSKKEVPIITPEKLAEADGFIFGFPSRFGMMAAQFKAFFDSTDELWKSQKLAGKPAGIFWSTGFHGGGQENTALTAITQLAHHGIIFVPLGYTYGADMFEINEVKGGSTYGAGTYAGDGSRQPTKLELDQAFYQGKYVASITKKLKLAT, from the exons ATGGCTGCAAAGCTTTACATTGT CAGGTACTATTCCCTATATGGGCATGTAGAAACAATGGCAGAAGAGATTTTCAGAGGTGCCAATTCATTGGAAGGTGTGGAGGCCTCCCTTTGGCAG GTTCCAGAAACCCTTCCGGACAGGGTGATAGAAAAGATGAAAGCCCCGTCAAAGAAGGAAGTTCCCATTATTACCCCTGAAAAGTTGGCGGAAGCAGACGGCTTCATATTTGGATTTCCTTCACGTTTTGGAATGATGGCAGCACAATTTAAAGCATTCTTCGATTCTACAGATGAGCTCTGGAAGTCTCAGAAATTAGCTGGTAAACCTGCTGGCATCTTTTGGAGTACAGGATTTCATGGTGGTGGCCAGGAAAATACTGC TTTGACAGCCATTACACAGTTGGCTCATCATGGTATCATTTTTGTTCCTCTGGGGTACACTTATGGAGCTGACATGTTTGAAATAAATGAAGTGAAAGGTGGTTCTACCTATGGTGCTGGAACTTATGCAGGAGATGGTTCGCGTCAACCAACTAAACTGGAGTTAGATCAAGCATTCTACCAAGGGAAATATGTTGCCAGCATTACTAAGAAATTAAAATTGGCTACATAG
- the LOC131042836 gene encoding NAD(P)H dehydrogenase (quinone) FQR1 isoform X2, producing the protein MAAKLYIVYYSLYGHVETMAEEIFRGANSLEGVEASLWQVPETLPDRVIEKMKAPSKKEVPIITPEKLAEADGFIFGFPSRFGMMAAQFKAFFDSTDELWKSQKLAGKPAGIFWSTGFHGGGQENTALTAITQLAHHGIIFVPLGYTYGADMFEINEVKGGSTYGAGTYAGDGSRQPTKLELDQAFYQGKYVASITKKLKLAT; encoded by the exons ATGGCTGCAAAGCTTTACATTGT GTACTATTCCCTATATGGGCATGTAGAAACAATGGCAGAAGAGATTTTCAGAGGTGCCAATTCATTGGAAGGTGTGGAGGCCTCCCTTTGGCAG GTTCCAGAAACCCTTCCGGACAGGGTGATAGAAAAGATGAAAGCCCCGTCAAAGAAGGAAGTTCCCATTATTACCCCTGAAAAGTTGGCGGAAGCAGACGGCTTCATATTTGGATTTCCTTCACGTTTTGGAATGATGGCAGCACAATTTAAAGCATTCTTCGATTCTACAGATGAGCTCTGGAAGTCTCAGAAATTAGCTGGTAAACCTGCTGGCATCTTTTGGAGTACAGGATTTCATGGTGGTGGCCAGGAAAATACTGC TTTGACAGCCATTACACAGTTGGCTCATCATGGTATCATTTTTGTTCCTCTGGGGTACACTTATGGAGCTGACATGTTTGAAATAAATGAAGTGAAAGGTGGTTCTACCTATGGTGCTGGAACTTATGCAGGAGATGGTTCGCGTCAACCAACTAAACTGGAGTTAGATCAAGCATTCTACCAAGGGAAATATGTTGCCAGCATTACTAAGAAATTAAAATTGGCTACATAG
- the LOC131042836 gene encoding NAD(P)H dehydrogenase (quinone) FQR1 isoform X3, with product MKAPSKKEVPIITPEKLAEADGFIFGFPSRFGMMAAQFKAFFDSTDELWKSQKLAGKPAGIFWSTGFHGGGQENTALTAITQLAHHGIIFVPLGYTYGADMFEINEVKGGSTYGAGTYAGDGSRQPTKLELDQAFYQGKYVASITKKLKLAT from the exons ATGAAAGCCCCGTCAAAGAAGGAAGTTCCCATTATTACCCCTGAAAAGTTGGCGGAAGCAGACGGCTTCATATTTGGATTTCCTTCACGTTTTGGAATGATGGCAGCACAATTTAAAGCATTCTTCGATTCTACAGATGAGCTCTGGAAGTCTCAGAAATTAGCTGGTAAACCTGCTGGCATCTTTTGGAGTACAGGATTTCATGGTGGTGGCCAGGAAAATACTGC TTTGACAGCCATTACACAGTTGGCTCATCATGGTATCATTTTTGTTCCTCTGGGGTACACTTATGGAGCTGACATGTTTGAAATAAATGAAGTGAAAGGTGGTTCTACCTATGGTGCTGGAACTTATGCAGGAGATGGTTCGCGTCAACCAACTAAACTGGAGTTAGATCAAGCATTCTACCAAGGGAAATATGTTGCCAGCATTACTAAGAAATTAAAATTGGCTACATAG